The genomic segment TCTGGATATTTCCCATCTTTcttgcgtgtgtgtctgtgtgtgaactGGTGGCTCAGAACTGCACTACTGCACTGGAGCCTATCGGATCTCGCCTACGGACGTCAACAGCCGACCCTCATCGTGTTTGACCAACTTCTTGCTGAACGGTGAGCCTGAATATTTTTGCCCTGGCCCCATGTCTCTACCACCTACCCTAAATGTTAATACTACTTGCATATGGATAATACAAACAAATGTAGTTGAAATACAGATGGTGATTGATTGCATTGCAGGTCGCTCAGTGCTGCTGGAGCAGCCCAGGAAGTCTGGGTCAAAGGTCATCAGCCACATGCTGAGCAGCCACGGTGGGGAGATCTTCCTGCACGTGCTCAATAGCACCCGCTCCACCCTGGAGGACCCTCCCTCCATTAGCGAGGGCTGCGGGGGCCGGGTGACTGACTACCGCATCACTGTAAGCCCctcccacctcttcctcctctaccacAATACTGTAAGCCCCTCCTACCCCATAGTGACTGACTACCACATCACTGTAAGCCCCTCCcaccccatcctcctctaccccatAGTGACTGACTACCACATTACTGTAAGCCCCTCCCACCCCGTCCTCCTCTACCCCATAGTGACTGACTACCACATTACTGTAAGCCCCTCCCACCCCGTCCTCCACCCCATAGTGACTGACTACCACATCACTGTAAGCCCCTCCcaccccatcctcctctaccccatAGTGACTGACTACCACATCACTGTAAGCCCCTCCCACCCCTTCTTCCTCTACCCCTTAGTGACCACATCACTGTAAGCCCCTcccactccttcctcctccaccccttAGTGACCACATCACTGTAAGCCCCTcccactccttcctcctccaccccttAGTGACTGACTACTACATCACTGTAAGGGGCAGAGGAGGTTTAGTCACAACTAATTGGAGTTTGTTTACAAATCTAATGCGTATAAAATGTCAACGtgaaaacacacaaacaacaaatTTGTATAGCAGCTGTGTACTGTGTTCTATATAACAATGTGTACCTGTAATGTTTTATATTTACACTGTCTATGTAACTACCATGTTAACACTGGTAGGTATAAATATTCTAAAGTGGGACCAGAAGTTTTATACCAGTCTTTTTGGTGTGTCTGCTGCAGGACTTCGGAGAGTTCATGAGGGAGAACCGTCTGACTCCTGTCCCAGAGTCCCCAGACACTGAGGCTAATGGGAAGCCCCCGGCGGAGAGGGCCAAAGCCCAGCTGGAGCGTTACACTCGCTATTGGCCAATGATCATTTCCCAGACCACCATCTTTAACATGCAGGCGGTGAGCAGGACCTTAGTCTTCCCTCACACACTGCACAGTTGTTCACCTTACAGCACTCAGTTTGTTTATTTTTTCAACCGTGTGTATAATTTTGTCTGTGTGttcattgtatgtgtgtgtgatccaGGTGGTTCCGCTGGCTAATCTCatagtgaaggagagtctgagtGAGGAGGACTTGCTGACCTGCCAGAAGACCGTTTACAACCTGGTGGATATGGAGAGGAAGAACGACCCTCTTCCCATCTCCACTGTGGGCTCCAGGGGAAAGGGCCCTAAAAggtagtctgtctctgtgtgtgtttgagacagagagagacggatgtTGTGACTTAGTGTCACACCTTGAGTTTTTATGGGTGGGAACAgcgtatgtgtgtttatgtgcatttatgtgtgtgtttgtatgtttagGATGTGTGCCGGAGAGAGTCAAAGTGTAACTGTGTCGCTCCCTGAGTGTTTGGGTGGGAACCGCATATAAGTTCAGTGTGTGTGCCTGGTCTCCTGTCCTGACTGGTTAATGTCTCCTCCGGGATTTAGGGATGAGCAGTACCGCATCATGTGGAACGAGCTGGAGACTCTGGTGAAGACCCACGTGGCTGGCAGTGAGCGACACCAGAGGGTTCTGGACTGCATCATCGCCTGCCGCAGCAAACCCcccgaggaggaggagaggaagaaacgggggaggaagagggaggacaaggaggacAAGTCAGAGAAGAATATCAACAAGGATTCAGAGGACAAGAGCTGGCAGGAGTCAGAGAGGTCAGGGTGACACAACACACATTTTGTTGGACCCACGCCTGACCTACTGTTTTAAAAAACAGACCTGCATCCAATCAACTTTGTGATTCTGAAAAAAATTCTGTCccaaagggtttttctttatttttcctattttctacattgtagaataatagtgaagacatcaacactatgaaatgacacatatggaatcctgtaataaccaaaaaactgttaaacataccaaaatatatttgagattcttcaaagtagccacccattgccttgatgacagctttgcacactcttggcattctctcaaccagcttcatgaggtagttacctggaatgcagaggatacgttcattagagttaccagcctcaggaaTAATGGCAGCCCAAATAtttgcttcacagagttcaaataacagacacatctaaatatcaactgttcagaggaggctgcatgaatcaggccttcattgtcgaattgctgcaaagaaacaactactaaaggacactaataataagaagagactggcttgggccaagaaacacgtgcaatggacattagactggtggaaatctgagatttgagatttttggttctggTAAAAAGAAAAATGCTATTGCAACCTCTTTGCAATAAGGAATTGAGCCCAAAAGCTCAAGAGAAGTTTCAAGTGTTTAATACCAAGGATACAGTCAGCTGAGTGCATACATTTAGAAAGTTCACAAAACATCTCATCTTCTTCCCTCCTTTTGGTCACCACCCTCTTGTAGGCTATACATTTTATGAATGCAATGAgtttccctcctttcccctgtggAATGTCCATGGTCCTCTCGTTGTTTAGCTAGATGTCAGAATCACAACCCGTCCATCTTCATTGTCCTGGGCCTAACCCTGCTCTCTGATCCTAGGCAATTTTCTCTTATCTGATTTAGGTCAACAACCTTTCTGAATTAGCATACACAGTTTCATGGCCTAAACTCCATTCATACTCACTAAACAGGATACAAACAAACTACAGTTTATCTTGAAACATGTTACATTTGAATAGAATCCATCAGTTCCAACCGCCGTTTCTTTGTGAGACGtggagtaggtgaacagatgatctctgcatgtatggTTCCCACTGAGAAGCATGGTGGAGGTGCTTTGAGGGTGCGTTGCTGATGacagtctgatttatttagaattcaaggcacacttaacaagcatggctaccacagcattctgcagcgatacgccatccaatctggtttgcacttagtgggactgtcatttgtttttcaacaggacaattacccaacacacttccaggctttgtaagggctatttgaccaaggaggagagtgatggagtgctgcatcagatgacctggcctccacaatcacctgacctcaccccaattgagattgtttgggatgagttagacagcagagtgaaggaaaagcagccaacaagtgctcagcatatgtgggaactccttcaggactgttggaaaagcattcctggtgaagctggttgagatattgccaagagtgtgcaaagctgtcatcaaggcagggtggctactttgaagaatctcaaatataaaacatattttgatttgtttaacacatttttggttactacatgattcatatatgttatttcatagttttgatgtcttcactattctacaatgtagaacatagcaaaaataaagaaaaacattgaAGGAGTAGGTgtcccaacttttgactggtactgtatataccagTTTAGGATTTTACCCTGGTATTCTCCTGGTCACTGTGTCATACTGTGTTgcattctacccccaagccataagactcctgaacagctaatcaaagggctactcagacccctcttttacgctgctgctactctatgtttttattatatgcatagtcactttaactataactacatgtacatattacctcgactaccCAGTGCCCCTGAACATTGACTCTGTTCAGGtgcgccctgtatatagcctcgcttgttattttactgctgctgtttaattattcgTTACTTTTATTTTCCATTTTCTACTTaagatattttttaaataagtGTTAAcatcttaaagcattgttggttcagggcttgtaagtaagcatttcactgtaaggtctactacatctgttgtgttcggcgcatgtgacaaataaaatgagatTTGATTCCTTCACCAGGCTGAAGGGGGTGGTAGAGCGTGTaaaggaggagcagggggagtcgGAGGTCATAAAGGATTCTCCTGACTCACCAGAGCCTCTCAACAAGAAGCCCCGTCTGGAAGAGATTCAACTACCTGAAAAAGCCAAAGGTGCATGCCCTCCTCCCTTCTGGTTGGCCTGGACCTTATTGTCCTCAGATCCATGGTGTGACCTGGCATGTTTGTCCAATGCCAAGTTCATGGTTATCATTGCAATGAGtagtattttattattattattactattatttgtTTTGTATCATCACTGTATTACCTTTTTTATTTAGAGACAATACGTTGATTAGGCGTGCCAGTACCAGTATTGTTCCTTTTCACTgatctttctgtctctgtgtgtgttttcgcCCTGTGGTTACAATGTAGGTCCGGTGTCCCTGCTCACCATGTGGACTAACAGAATCACTGTGGCCAACTCCAGGAAACACCAGGAGTTTGCCGGAAGGATCAGCTCTGTGAACAACAAGGCAGAGTTGTACCAGCACCTTAAAGATGAGAATGGGTGTGTGATAATGTACTGTGTATATAACCATTCCCCACATCAGTGTATTATAGCCCCTAGttctaattaagcaataaggctgaAAGGAGGTGTGGtgtatatagccaatataccacggctagtggctgttcttatgcacaatgcaacgtggagtgcctggatacagccctttagccgtggtatattggccatatagcacaaaccccagaggtgccttattgctattataaactggttaccaaagtaattagagtggtaaaaatacatgttttgtcatacccgtggtatacagtctgatgtaccacggctgtcagccaatcagcattcagggctcataCCACCCAGTGTATAATGTTTGATAGAGatgttgtttgtttttttgacTGAAATCTGATTGTCCAGTACCTGTTATGGAGTAGACGGCCTTATGATAAATAATTAGTTGACTTTGTTTCTACTGTTAACAGAATGGACCTCCACGAGAATGGGAAAGCCACCAGATGATGTGACCTGTCTCTATACAGGATGCACCCACTCCACCTTACCACAGCAGGAATATGAGCTTGGACCAGAGATCATGTCAATCTGAGGTGCATGGACTGTCCTCCCCTACTCTGTCCATACCAGGCATAGTTGAATGGATAGCAGTCAGACGTTGTCATTTTTAGAgtgatttttgtttgttttctacCCACATTTGTATAGATAGGCTCACATATTGTGGGAAGCAATAAAGTTGTCAACAGGCAGTATTTTCTTTCTGTGCCGTTCTACTTTTCTCATGGTTTGGTTAATGGTATGGTGACCGAGGAAAGGTTGCCATCAAGTCTCAAATATAACAAAATACTGTTTTGTCAATTTGGAAGGTTTTTGTCTGAAATATAGTCAAATCCAGCTATGATGGATATTGTATCTTAATTCTACTTTAAGAATCCTCAATGAAATGAAAAACAACAATTTTCATGCTTTATGTTGTACGTTTTGGTACATAGAAGTACAAATGTGTGTAGATTATCACAGCAATACAACGTTCCAGTATAAAAGACACATTTATAATTGCCCTCCCAAGATCCATTAATACGTTGTCTTCCAAAACGGTTGTGCAACACCGTTGTCTCAACAACCCTCGTTGTGGCATGAGTAGTGTGTGTATGAACATGTCACAACCTCACTTCCAAGAATGGATTCATTTGTTTGTATACATTTCTTGGGATTTGTGTTCCCATGGTCTGTTATGTGGGTATTGTGGTGGGAACTAGTATTGTGGAGGTGGGTGAAAAGACACTGGTCTTTGATAAGGCTGTCTGCCCTGGAGATATGTGGGAGAGAGATGCTCTCCACTGGCTGGTGAGGTGTTCAGCCACAACCTTGGGGGAGGTGGGGGTACTTCTGGTTGGAACAGGGGGGGCATCCTTGGCCTTATTGCCCTCAGATCCATGGTGTGACCTGGGACAACTCCCTCTGAGGGCCAAATCGCAAGAGTCCTTACCCTCACATGGCTTCTACAGAAATAGAAAACTATAAATGTAATGGTGACTGCCAGAAAGAGACAGCAGACCACTAGCAGAGCTGTCAACACACTGGCCATCCAATGATAGGGGCCTGTCTGTCGCACTGATGCACCAGTGGGATCCGAGGCTGGGACGGTGTTGATAGAAGTGGGATATGGAGTACTGGGGGAAAGAGTGGGACTAGAGGCTATAGTTGTGGCAGTAGTTGGGCTGGAGAAACAGTCACGTCTGAAGCTCACAGGGCCTACCTTGCTGATGGGGAACTCTGGGAGCATTGCCTGGCTGAACGCAGGGCTAATCTGTCTGGCCTCTGAACTAATTTCCTCCCACATGCGCCAGACCTGACCCACAGGGCACCGTCCCTCGTCACCATCACCCCCCACCTGGCATAGGGTGAAGTTGTACCAAGACACAATAGTGGATCCAGGTGCCAGGGACAGCACGGCAAGGTGGTGGCTGCCAGAGTCATTGAAGAAGCGGGACAGCTTGTCCAGGAGAAGCTCCACCCTGTGGCGCTGGCTGAGGAGGGAGTAAAGGCTCCGGTGAGCTATGAGGCTAAAGCTGTGGCAGGGCTCCGCATGGCTGCGGTGGAGGTCCAAGGTGAGGGGGAGCCAGGCAGCCAGGCCCTGATTGTCCCGAGCAGCCAGCAGCAGCTGCTGAGGGGCAAACTGCAGGTCCACTTCCAGAGGGACACCATGCAGCTCAAGTCCATCCAAGGCCACCCAGGACCCTAGAGTCACAGGAGGGCCATCTATGAACGTCAGCTCCAGGGAGAGGGACTCTGCTGCCCCATCCTCTGGATCCAGAAAGGTCATTGATGGTATTGTGTAGTGGAAAGGGAAGCCGACTGTGGCTTCCAGAAGTGGGATGGACTGCAACACTTTGGGAGGGAGATTGGAGGGCCCTGGAATAACATCAGTACATATTTAGAAAGACTGTTACATCATGCCAAAGTTCATACAGAGAGGAAGTTATGCATGAGAAATGTGATGTGAAAGTTAGTGGTACACTAACCTGAGGAGGCAGCTGAAGGAGACGTGGGTGCAGAAGATACTCTAAGTACTCCAGTTGGAGCAAGGCCCAAAGACACCTCTCGCATCTCAACTGGACCTGATGAGACACTTGAAGTTGCATCATACTCTCTCCAGCCGGTGCTGAGAATCAGTAGGGAGGTCAAAGGGCAGTAACCTGTGATTGGACACACTGTGATTGCTCTGCCCATGCTTGTGATACCTTGAGTCCTGGGCAGTGATTGGTGCATTAATGACACAGCTGACCTGTTTGTGGCACTGAGGACAGATGCTGGAATGCTGGAGGTTTGCGTGGTTACTGAGATGCTGGGTAGACATTGGGAAGAGTGAAGGGATGAGAACGATGTAGCAGTTACAAGCTGATTGGTCTTGGAGAGAAACTGCAAAGAGACGTATTCGGAATTTTTATCTGTTTTGGCAGCTGTTTGTGGACGATCCTTGTGTGACTCTAAGGAAAACTGCCTTGAGGTGTCCGTTTGGATGTAAACTGGATCAGAGTAGTGGTCTCTTATCTCTAAATCACTGAACTTTGATGGGAGCAGAGTCTGTTCTTTCTCTGCACTCTGTGACATGAAATCTAGAGAATCAGTGGGAAAAGTCTGAGTGGAGTTACCCAGCGTGTTCTCCTGGGCTATGGACTGGATATACTGAGGGTAAGAGGGATCCTCCTGGGCTATGAACTGGGTATACTGAGGGTAAGAGGGATCCAGACTCTGcaacagaaggagggaggattcTGTGTATAGTCTTTGAACAGCAGACAGTTCTATTGGCCAGAGCTGGCCGTGAGCTGTTGTCCCCAGGATCTCTACAGTTGCCTGTGGAATACTATATGAACTGTCAAAGTTGGATTCAAAGTCAGCCGTTGTTCGCGTCATCATGAATAACACTGAATCTACGTATAATTCCGCCCTTGGTACTGAGGTTATTTCAGAGTACAGTTCACTTGTGGCTGGAGCAGCTAATGGTATTTGAGTCAAGGAAGGCTCCAGAGTCATGTTGCTCTCTATTTGCCAGGATTGCTTAGCTGATATTGGCGATAGGAGAGGTACCTGTGATGGTGAGGCTATGGATTGTGCACCAGTATGCTGTGTCTTTTGGCTGAGGTCAATTGTCTGCGATCCTGGCCTGTCACCCAGTGGTCCTGCAGTTATCTGAACACTGTGGGTTTTAGGTCTATGGTCATCTGCTAAAACAGTCACAAGCGGACCACTGTGAGTCAAAGGCACTCGGGGCAGGTCCTCGTACAGATAAAGAGGTGAGGAAACGTATGTTGTTACAGGAGTTTTGTCAAAGGCTAACTGCCTACCATTTACTCTACTGAATGTCGATGTTAATGGTTTAGGTCAACCTGTTGAGGCGTGCTTACTAATCTCCCATTTTCAGATTGTGAAACTGTGGTCACTGACCTCTCTAGATTGAATGGCAACAATGTGGTATGCGATATGGTCTTCTCCAGTTCTAACTTTAAGAACATGGCCAATGAAGGTAAGTTTGGTGTGAGTGTTGAACCCTCCAAAGGTGATGCAGACTTGGTCCTTGATTTCTCAAGAGAAGAGAGCATAAATGTTTGCCTCTGCTGTTCTGTAAGTGAAGACATGGTCAGAGACCGCTCGTGTATAAACTGTCGAGATTTGGTCGCTGGTTGCGTCAGCTTAGAGCCAAGCCAGATGGAGAGGTGACTCTTTGTCAGATCCTGGCCTGGGACAGTCAGGAGTTGATGGAGATGAGGCGTGGATGTGTCGGACAAGTGAGTTTCAGGCTCTTTCATAGTCTCTGTGATGCCCGTGTTGTTCCCTAGGAAAAATATATAGAGATACAGGTCCTTTCAATTATCTATTTTTGTGTCCGTCTTTAAATGTCCTTCAACATGACATAGCAAACAAAAAGTACATTCCCCAACTtactcccctccctctgcccTTTTGACCTTCTGATTGGATGGGATAGATAGGAGTTTCTACATACGCACACTTGTCCAAATCTTCTCAGATCGTAAAGGGCAAGTCAATGAGGAGGGTTGGAGAGTAAGTTAGTCACAGATGTAAGAATAAGACTTACCAAACAAGTCTAGGCTATACTTTGACTGCCCGCTTTCCAAAGTAGAGGTGGGTAGAAGAGCTGGGCCAGTATCCTCAGCTAGCCTTGATGCAGTCAGGGATCCATGGCCCTTTGAAAGGGGGCATGGAGATTGAGGAGTGCCCTTTGATTGTTTAGTGATGTTGTCCAGTAACCCTGTAGAGAGAATGCTTTCAAGtctaggggtctctgatactaATGAAGGGTAAATACTGTGGAGGCGAAGGGTTTCCAATAATATTGGAGCAGGCCAAGGGGTCTCAAGTAACGTCCTAGAGTAGATACTTTGGGACGCCGATATACTTTTCATAGACAAAATAATGGAGGACTGTTTTGGCACTCCCACAGTACTAAGCAAAGACAAGTGAGAAGCTGGAACAATGGAGCTCAAGTGGGAGTCTGCATAAATGGGGTCAGTCCTCTCTGGACGCTCCAGGTTTATTGAAGTAAGCACAGAGTCTGGTCCCACTAGTTTCCCCATAGTTGTCCTCTTCACCATAGTCTTCTGTGCAGATTGGCTTAGCTGTGCTCTTGTGTCTCCAGGTGGGTCTAATGTTAGCTGGGAGGGCTCCATTATAAATGTACGTCTACTGTGCTCTTTTGTCCATGGTGGTGCAGTTTGGACTAGTGTCAGTGGTAGATATCTTTGACTGAtggtgctctggtctaaaaggtTTATGGTTGGTGTACTTTGTGAAGTCGATGGGTTCATTGTTCTTCCACTAGAATCATACTCTGACAACAAAGTTGGGCTCCTGCTTATAAAGGCTAAATAGACAGTGTTGTGAAGAGCTGAGGCAAATGTTGTTacgctgtgggtgtgtgtgtctatggaaACGTGTCTGTGTTCTCTGAATGGTAATGTGTATGTTTGCTGTGTCGGAAAACATTTTGCTGAAGATGTCACGATTAGCTGTGAGTGGATTGATTCTCTGGACATACTAACAGTTGATACCATCTCAGTTTTGGTGGCCGTGTGAAATGTATGCCTCTTCAGTGATTGTGTGAAACACTCTGGGAGGAGTAGGGTTGGTTTGAGAGGCATGGACAACAAATCGTCTCTCGTGCCAGATGGGGGTGATTGCAAAACACCCTCACAAGCAACAGATGATGTTAGAGGGTAACTTGAGGCCTGTGTTAGTTCTAGGTTTGGGGCCCCAGTGTGTCTCTCCAGGATGGCTGTGGGGTATGACATCATCAAACTAGTAGAAGGCTCTGGAGCAGGTATGTGTGAAAGCTTCAGTCTGACTGACTCTGGCACCTGTGTTGGTGGTGGGAGAACTACAGTTGGGGTTGCTGTATGATGCAGAGGTTGCAGGCCCCTCCTGATCCTAGGAAGCAACCCCTTGCAGAGAACCCTCCACCCTAGT from the Oncorhynchus keta strain PuntledgeMale-10-30-2019 chromosome 33, Oket_V2, whole genome shotgun sequence genome contains:
- the LOC118366416 gene encoding integrator complex subunit 13 isoform X3; amino-acid sequence: MKMFSVSHKTAFVVDHCPYMAESCRQQVECDVLTKSRGQGMIPLAPVSKSLWTCAVECSMEYCRILYDVYPLRKLINYIVSDSEFHILNSWRQEDQSTHELMSALAAVGPPNPQEDPECCSVLHGLVAAVESLCKITEYQHEARTTLMDTADRVANRGRIICLTNAKSDTHVRMLEDCVQETILEQNKMAAGSDRLMPIQQCELVLVHIFPQGEDTLVSDRPKKEVSSLLTSEVHSVRAGRHLATKLNILVQQHFDLASTTITNIPMKEEQHANTSANYDVELLHHRDAHLEFFKSGDLHMAGSTSRDSGLKETVTLKWCTPRTNSVGGSELHYCTGAYRISPTDVNSRPSSCLTNFLLNGRSVLLEQPRKSGSKVISHMLSSHGGEIFLHVLNSTRSTLEDPPSISEGCGGRVTDYRITDFGEFMRENRLTPVPESPDTEANGKPPAERAKAQLERYTRYWPMIISQTTIFNMQAVVPLANLIVKESLSEEDLLTCQKTVYNLVDMERKNDPLPISTVGSRGKGPKRDEQYRIMWNELETLVKTHVAGSERHQRVLDCIIACRSKPPEEEERKKRGRKREDKEDKSEKNINKDSEDKSWQESERLKGVVERVKEEQGESEVIKDSPDSPEPLNKKPRLEEIQLPEKAKGPVSLLTMWTNRITVANSRKHQEFAGRISSVNNKAELYQHLKDENGMDLHENGKATR
- the LOC118366416 gene encoding integrator complex subunit 13 isoform X1, which codes for MNSHRAEPEMKMFSVSHKTAFVVDHCPYMAESCRQQVECDVLTKSRGQGMIPLAPVSKSLWTCAVECSMEYCRILYDVYPLRKLINYIVSDSEFHILNSWRQEDQSTHELMSALAAVGPPNPQEDPECCSVLHGLVAAVESLCKITEYQHEARTTLMDTADRVANRGRIICLTNAKSDTHVRMLEDCVQETILEQNKMAAGSDRLMPIQQCELVLVHIFPQGEDTLVSDRPKKEVSSLLTSEVHSVRAGRHLATKLNILVQQHFDLASTTITNIPMKEEQHANTSANYDVELLHHRDAHLEFFKSGDLHMAGSTSRDSGLKETVTLKWCTPRTNSVGGSELHYCTGAYRISPTDVNSRPSSCLTNFLLNGRSVLLEQPRKSGSKVISHMLSSHGGEIFLHVLNSTRSTLEDPPSISEGCGGRVTDYRITDFGEFMRENRLTPVPESPDTEANGKPPAERAKAQLERYTRYWPMIISQTTIFNMQAVVPLANLIVKESLSEEDLLTCQKTVYNLVDMERKNDPLPISTVGSRGKGPKRDEQYRIMWNELETLVKTHVAGSERHQRVLDCIIACRSKPPEEEERKKRGRKREDKEDKSEKNINKDSEDKSWQESERLKGVVERVKEEQGESEVIKDSPDSPEPLNKKPRLEEIQLPEKAKGPVSLLTMWTNRITVANSRKHQEFAGRISSVNNKAELYQHLKDENGMDLHENGKATR
- the LOC118366416 gene encoding integrator complex subunit 13 isoform X2, giving the protein MNSHRAEPEMKMFSVSHKTAFVVDHCPYMAESCRQQVECDVLTKSRGQGMIPLAPVSKSLWTCAVECSMEYCRILYDVYPLRKLINYIVSDSEFHILNSWRQEDQSTHELMSALAAVGPPNPQEDPECCSVLHGLVAAVESLCKITEYQHEARTTLMDTADRVANRGRIICLTNAKSDTHVRMLEDCVQETILEQNKMAAGSDRLMPIQQCELVLVHIFPQGEDTLVSDRPKKEVSSLLTSEVHSVRAGRHLATKLNILVQQHFDLASTTITNIPMKEEQHANTSANYDVELLHHRDAHLEFFKSGDLHMAGSTSRDSGLKETVTLKWCTPRTNSVELHYCTGAYRISPTDVNSRPSSCLTNFLLNGRSVLLEQPRKSGSKVISHMLSSHGGEIFLHVLNSTRSTLEDPPSISEGCGGRVTDYRITDFGEFMRENRLTPVPESPDTEANGKPPAERAKAQLERYTRYWPMIISQTTIFNMQAVVPLANLIVKESLSEEDLLTCQKTVYNLVDMERKNDPLPISTVGSRGKGPKRDEQYRIMWNELETLVKTHVAGSERHQRVLDCIIACRSKPPEEEERKKRGRKREDKEDKSEKNINKDSEDKSWQESERLKGVVERVKEEQGESEVIKDSPDSPEPLNKKPRLEEIQLPEKAKGPVSLLTMWTNRITVANSRKHQEFAGRISSVNNKAELYQHLKDENGMDLHENGKATR
- the LOC118366414 gene encoding dystroglycan 1-like, with protein sequence MTLEPSLTQIPLAAPATSELYSEITSVPRAELYVDSVLFMMTRTTADFESNFDSSYSIPQATVEILGTTAHGQLWPIELSAVQRLYTESSLLLLQSLDPSYPQYTQFIAQEDPSYPQYIQSIAQENTLGNSTQTFPTDSLDFMSQSAEKEQTLLPSKFSDLEIRDHYSDPVYIQTDTSRQFSLESHKDRPQTAAKTDKNSEYVSLQFLSKTNQLVTATSFSSLHSSQCLPSISVTTQTSSIPASVLSATNRSAVSLMHQSLPRTQGITSMGRAITVCPITGYCPLTSLLILSTGWREYDATSSVSSGPVEMREVSLGLAPTGVLRVSSAPTSPSAASSGPSNLPPKVLQSIPLLEATVGFPFHYTIPSMTFLDPEDGAAESLSLELTFIDGPPVTLGSWVALDGLELHGVPLEVDLQFAPQQLLLAARDNQGLAAWLPLTLDLHRSHAEPCHSFSLIAHRSLYSLLSQRHRVELLLDKLSRFFNDSGSHHLAVLSLAPGSTIVSWYNFTLCQVGGDGDEGRCPVGQVWRMWEEISSEARQISPAFSQAMLPEFPISKVGPVSFRRDCFSSPTTATTIASSPTLSPSTPYPTSINTVPASDPTGASVRQTGPYHWMASVLTALLVVCCLFLAVTITFIVFYFCRSHVRVRTLAIWPSEGVVPGHTMDLRAIRPRMPPLFQPEVPPPPPRLWLNTSPASGEHLSPTYLQGRQPYQRPVSFHPPPQY